The genomic interval GCGGTTGTATTCGCCTTCGGCATTGTGCCGCCAGCGGCCATGGCGAGCGGTGGTCTTGAAGCCTACGTCGTAATCGTCGGTGTCGTTCTCGGCGCGCTTGTAGTCCAGCGCCACATCGACGTTGCCTTTCCACACGAAGTCCTCGACCAGCGGTTTGGGCTTCATGATCTGCTCGATGCTGGCCAGTTCCACAGTCTTCGGCGCCTCGCCGTTGGCCAAGGTCACCTTGCCGGGCTCTGCGGCTTTCAGCGACTTGGCTTTTTCACCGGTGTAGGCGTCTTGCTTGACCAGCATCTCCTGGTCGCTTTCCAAGGTCTGGACTTGTTTCCAGTCCAGCGCAATGGACCCACCGTACGGGGTTTCCAGCAGCAGCTTGCCGCCGTCGAAGACTTTGATCTTGCCACTGAGCCGGTCACCGTTCTTCATCCATACGGTGTCGGCCAACACCGGAGAGGCGCACAAGGAGGCAGCTAGCAGGCACAACAACGATCTAGAATACATAAGCGGGCTATGGGTTCGATTTGACAAAAAAGCCGGGCATTATCCAGATACCGACGGCCAGAGCAAGGACAGACCGAGCACATGGCGTTGAGTTCAACTCTCATTTGCCGGACCACCGGTCCAGTTTCATCTGCAGCCCAAGGGGGGCGTGATGTCTGATGGATATGAGCACGCACTGGGGAGTGCCGAGGGCCGACGAACGGTGTTGTACTCGGTACTCGGCCAAGTGCCGCCCGGCAAGGTGGTGAGCTACGGCCAACTGGCCGAGCTGGCGGGGCTTGGCCGCGCGGCACGTTGGGTCGGGCGCACCCTTGGGCAGCTGCCGGCAGACACCCGGCTGCCCTGGCACCGGGTACTCGGCGCAGGTGGCCGGCTGAGCCTGGCATTGGGTACGCCATCAGGGGATGAACAGCGGGCGCGATTACGCGCAGAGGGTGTGAATGTAGCCAACAATCGTGTGGATATGTCGCGCCATGGCTGGCGCCCAATGGAGCACAGCGGTTAGAGTGCGCGCTTTGTTTTCGTAAACTTGAGGCAGATGTTGGCCCATGCCCCGTAAAACCTGGCGCGCTGCGCTTGCTGCCTATGCCAGCCCGTCAACCTTGGTACTTTTGCTGCTCGGTTTCGCCGCTGGCCTGCCCTACATGCTGGTGTTCTCGACCCTGTCCGTGTGGTTGCGTGAAGCCGGCGTTGCCCGCGAAACCATTGGTTACGCCAGCCTGATCGGCCTAGCCTACGCCTTCAAATGGGTGTGGTCGCCGCTGCTGGACCAATGGCGCCTGCCGCTACTCGGCGGCCTGGGGCGCCGGCGCTCGTGGTTGCTGCTGTCGCAAGCGCTGGTGGTGGTCGGGCTGGTTGGCATGAGCCTGTGCGACCCGCAACAACACCTGTCGTGGTTGATTGCCATGGCGGTGCTGGTAGCGTTCGCCTCTGCCACACAAGATATCGCCGTCGACGCCTATCGCCTGGAAATCGCCGACGACCAACGCCAGGCCGCACTCGCCGCCAGCTACATGGCCGGTTACCGGGTGGCCGCATTGCTCGCCACGGCAGGCGCACTGTTCTTCGCCGAATGGTTCGGCTCCACGGGTTTCAGCTATTTGCACAAGGCCTGGGCCGGCACGTATGTGATGTTCGGGGTGATGATGCTGCCCGCCCTGTTCACCACGCTGGTCATGCGCGAGCCGCCAGTGCCCATGCGTACCCAATTGTCGGCAGCGCGCTATGGGCTGATGCACCAGCTGGCGTCGGTGTTCGTACTGATCATCCTGCTGGTGTCGGTACCCGCCAGCTTTACCCAGATGTTCAATACCGGCTGGTCCAGCGTCATTTCCGGTGATGCCACGCCGCTCGACCTGTTGCTGGAAGACCGCGCGTTCCTGCGCCTGATCCTCTATGTGCTGCTGAGCTGGGCGTGCCTGTCCAGCCTGGGCCGCCGGGGCCTGGCCCCGGTGCTGACCCCGGTCAACGACTTCATCACCCGCTATCGCTGGCAGGCCCTGCTGCTGCTTGGTCTGATCGCCACGTATCGCATGTCGGATACCGTGATGGGCGTGATGGCCAACGTGTTCTACATCGACATGGGCTTCACCAAGGACCAGATCGCCAGTGTCAGCAAGATCTTCGGCCTGATCATGACCTTGGTCGGCGCCGGGGTTGGCGGCCTGCTGATCGTGCGTTTTGGCATCATGCCGATCCTGTTCATCGGCGGTATAGCCTCGGCCGGCACCAACATCCTGTTCCTGATGCTGGCCGACATGGGGCCGAACCTGGAAATGCTGGTGGTGACCATCTCGCTGGACAACTTCAGCTCCGGCATGGCCACCTCGGCCTTTGTTGCCTACCTGTCGAGCCTGACCAACCTGAAGTTCTCGGCGACGCAGTACGCGCTGCTTAGCTCGATCATGCTGCTGTTGCCGCGGCTGATCGGCGGGTATTCAGGGGTTATGGTGGAGAAGTTCGGCTACCACGACTTCTTCCTGATCACCGCATTGCTGGGTGTGCCTACGCTGATTCTGATCGCCCTGCAGTGGCGCCAGGAAGCCGGGCGAGGCAAGCCGGTGGCAGAGGAAGGTTCAGCCGCTGAGCGGCCCTGAAAGAACTCTATCCCTGTACCGGCCCTTTCGCGGGTAAACCCGCTCCCACAGGTACTGCACAGCGCTCAAAGACGGTGCCGTACCTGTGGGAGCGGGTTTACCCGCGAAAGGGCCGGTACAGCCAACTGAATTTACTGAGCAACAGCCCCTTCCCCAGGCCGCCCACCGACGACAAACCACAACGGCCACAACGCCAGAGCCCCCGCCACACCCGCCGCCATGGCAAAGTGCAACAAGCTGGCCCCGGCGCCGATCATCGCCAGCACCGCACCGCCCAACCCCAGCAGGGCAATGGTGATCATGCCCAGCATGGCCGAGACCAGGCCTTTGCTCTGTTCGCTGGAGAACAATGTCATGCGGTACAGCACAGCGTTGGCCACACCCAGCCCCAGCGCGTACAGCGACATGCCCGCCACCACACTGGTAACGCTCGGCCAGTACCAGGTCGCCAGCACCATCAGGCACAAGCCGGCCAGGTAAGGCCATAGCGCGCCACGCACCAGGGCCGGGAGTGGGTAGCGATCGGCGATGCGGTTGATGATCAGGTTACCGAGGATCAGCCCGCCAAACACCGGCAGCTGCCACAACGCATATTCCATCGTGCTCAGCCCCTCATCGTGGATGAGCAGCACCGGCGAGAGGCCGATCCAGCCAATCAGCGGCAAACCGACCAGGCCCAACGCAGCGCTGCCAGCGACAAAGCGCCGGTTCGTCAGCAACTGACCGTAGCCCGCCAGCAGTGGCAGCAGGTGAATCGGCGTGAACGCCAGGCGCGAGCCGTCGCGGCGTTCCACACCGAGAGTCTCCGGCATCAGGCGGTACAACAGCCCCCACACCAGCACCGCGCCAATGGCAAAGGCCACGAACAGCCAGCGCCAGTCCAGCCACTGCAGCAGCAGGGTTCCCACCAATGGCCCAAGCAGGGGTGACAGCAAGGCGATGTTGGCCAGCAAGGCCATCATGCGCACAGCGTCAGCCTCGCTGAAGGCTTCGTTCAGGGCCGGGTAGCTGACTGTGACGACAAAGCCGAGGCCGATGCCCTGCAACAGGCGCAGCAGGTTGAACAGGCCAATGTCGTGAACCCAGAAGGTGGCCAGACAGGCCAGGCCGAAAAACGCGCAGCCAACCAGAAGCAGCGGACGCCGGCCATAACGGTCGGCCAGTGGACCGATCAGCCATTGCAGCACCACGCCCCCCAACAGATAGAGGTTCAGGGCATGGGGGATGTAGTCGGGGCTGGCGTTCAGGTCGCCCACCACCACCGGCATGGCCGGCATGACGGCGTCGCTGGCCAAATAAGTCAGCAGCTCGAACAAGGCCAGGGTCAGGCCGAACAACAAGGCGCGCAGCGGGGTGATGTACAGCAGTGGTTTCATGATGGCATATCGGGTGTGGCAGGTGGGGCCAGGGTATATGCCAGAAAAGTCGAGCAATTGCTGTGAACAAGTGTAAAACCGGGGCCGCTTCGGGGCTTGCCCGCTTCCACAGAGGTCAAGCAATCCCTGTGAGAGCGGGCAAGCCCGCGAAAGGGGCACGCAGCGGCCCCTTTGATGACAACGCGGTACTACTGCGTGGCCGTTTCCTGCACCACACGAATCACCCGCTGCGGAAACGGAATGTCGATCCCCTCGGCTTTCAGGCGGTCACGCGCCTGCTCGTTGAGCATGAACATCACGTCCCAGTAATCGGACGTCTTGGTCCACAAGCGCAGCGAGACGGTAATCGAGCTGTCGCCCAGCGTCGCCACTACTGCCTGCGGTGCCGGGTCGGGCAGAACACGCGGGTCCTTTGCCAGCTCCAGCAGCACGTTGCGGGCCTTCTGCAGGTCGGCCTCGTAGTCCACACCCACATCGAATACCACCTTGCGGGTAGGCTGGCGGTTGGTGTTGGTAATGATGCCGTTGGACAGGCTGCCGTTAGGCATGATCACAGTCTTGTTGTCACCGGTACGCAACACGGTGTGGAAGATCTGGATGCTGTCGACTGTCCCGGCAACGCCCTGCGCCTCGATCCAGTCACCGATGCGGAAGGGGCGGAACATCAGGATCAGCACACCACCGGCAAAGTTCGCCAGGCTGCCCTGCAAGGCCAGGCCGATAGCCAGGCCCGCAGCACCGATAGCGGCCACGAACGAGGTGGTCTCGATGCCGATCATCGAGGCCACGCTGACCAACAGCAGCACCTTCAGCACGATGTTCGCCAGGGTGCTGATGAAACCCTGCAGCGCCAGGTCGGCGTTGCGCAAGCCCACCAGCTTGCCGAGGCGTGCGCTGACTTTGTTGATGATCCACCAGCCCACCGCCAGGGTCAGCAGTGCCAGCAGCACACGGCTGCCGTACTCCATGATCAAGGGGATCCAGGTCTGGGATTGGCGGACGAGCTGATCGACTTCAGCGTTCAAATCCATATTCATCTCCTGATGCCGAGCGGCAAGTACACGGTAGAACAGGCTGCGCGCATTCACACAGCCCCGGCCCCCATGGACATCATTGCGCCATCGGGGTTCCGGCCCGCAACCGCATCAATCGCGGAAGTTGTTGAACTGCAGCGGCATGTCGAATTCCTTGGTGCGCAGCAGCGCAATGGCTTCCTGCAGGTCGTCACGCTTCTTGCCGGTGACCCGCACCTGCTCACCCTGGATGGCGGCTTGCACTTTCAGCTTGCCATCCTTGATGGTGGCAACGATCTTCTTCGCCAGGTCTTTGTCGATGCCTTCGCGGAATTTGGCTTCCTGCTTCTTTTCCTTGCCGGAAGGGTACGGGTCCTTGGTTTCCAGGCACTTCACGTCGATCTTGCGCTTGACCAATGCAAGGCGCAGGATTTCCAGCATCGCTTCGAGCTGGAATTCTTCCTCGGCGGTGAGCATCACGGTCTGATCTTTGTCCTTGAACTCAAAGGTGCCCTTGCCTTTCAGGTCGTAACGGCGATCAAGTTCCTTGATGGCGTTATCAACGGCGTTCTGCACTTCGTGCTTGTCCAGTTCCGATACCACGTCGAACGAAGGCATGGTTGTTCTCCCAAAATAAAAGCGCGCTCAGGCTGAAGATGGAGCGCGCTGGGTTTGACGGTTAAAATGCGGACTCATTATAACGGGTTGCGAAACGCATATGAGCAGCACCTGGCATATTCTCGGCGCCGGTAGCCTGGGCAGCCTATGGGCCTGCCGCCTGGCGCGCACAGGCAAGGCAGTGCGCCTGATCCTGCGTGACGGGCAACGGCTGCAGGCTTATCAGCAGGCTGGCGGCCTGACACTGGTCGAACAGGACCACTCCCAGCACTACGCCATCCCTGCCGAAACCGCGCAGGCACAGGGCCCCATCCACCGCCTGCTGGTGGCCTGCAAGGCCTACGACGCTGCACCGGCGATCGCCAGTGTGGCAGCGCGTCTGGCCGAGGGGGCCGAAGTACTGTTGCTGCAAAACGGCCTGGGCAGCCAGGACGAAGTGGCCGACCTGGTGCCCCACGCACGCTGCATCTTCGCCTCCAGCACTGAAGGGGCCTTTCGCGAGGGGGACTGGCAGGTGCGCTTTGCCGGCCACGGTTTCAACTGGCTGGGCGACCCACGCAACCCGATAACACCCGCCTGGTTCGATGACCTGCACCAAGCCGGCATACCTGCCGAGTGGACGGTCGATATCCTCACCCGCCTGTGGCGCAAGCTGGCGCTCAACTGCGCCATCAACCCGCTGACCGTGCTCCACGAATGCCAGAACGGCGGGTTGCTTGGGCACCTGGCTGAAGTCGATGCGCTGTGCGCCGAACTGGTCCAGTTGCTGCGGCGCTGCGGCC from Pseudomonas fortuita carries:
- a CDS encoding YajQ family cyclic di-GMP-binding protein; the protein is MPSFDVVSELDKHEVQNAVDNAIKELDRRYDLKGKGTFEFKDKDQTVMLTAEEEFQLEAMLEILRLALVKRKIDVKCLETKDPYPSGKEKKQEAKFREGIDKDLAKKIVATIKDGKLKVQAAIQGEQVRVTGKKRDDLQEAIALLRTKEFDMPLQFNNFRD
- a CDS encoding AmpG family muropeptide MFS transporter — protein: MPRKTWRAALAAYASPSTLVLLLLGFAAGLPYMLVFSTLSVWLREAGVARETIGYASLIGLAYAFKWVWSPLLDQWRLPLLGGLGRRRSWLLLSQALVVVGLVGMSLCDPQQHLSWLIAMAVLVAFASATQDIAVDAYRLEIADDQRQAALAASYMAGYRVAALLATAGALFFAEWFGSTGFSYLHKAWAGTYVMFGVMMLPALFTTLVMREPPVPMRTQLSAARYGLMHQLASVFVLIILLVSVPASFTQMFNTGWSSVISGDATPLDLLLEDRAFLRLILYVLLSWACLSSLGRRGLAPVLTPVNDFITRYRWQALLLLGLIATYRMSDTVMGVMANVFYIDMGFTKDQIASVSKIFGLIMTLVGAGVGGLLIVRFGIMPILFIGGIASAGTNILFLMLADMGPNLEMLVVTISLDNFSSGMATSAFVAYLSSLTNLKFSATQYALLSSIMLLLPRLIGGYSGVMVEKFGYHDFFLITALLGVPTLILIALQWRQEAGRGKPVAEEGSAAERP
- a CDS encoding MGMT family protein gives rise to the protein MSDGYEHALGSAEGRRTVLYSVLGQVPPGKVVSYGQLAELAGLGRAARWVGRTLGQLPADTRLPWHRVLGAGGRLSLALGTPSGDEQRARLRAEGVNVANNRVDMSRHGWRPMEHSG
- a CDS encoding mechanosensitive ion channel family protein; translation: MDLNAEVDQLVRQSQTWIPLIMEYGSRVLLALLTLAVGWWIINKVSARLGKLVGLRNADLALQGFISTLANIVLKVLLLVSVASMIGIETTSFVAAIGAAGLAIGLALQGSLANFAGGVLILMFRPFRIGDWIEAQGVAGTVDSIQIFHTVLRTGDNKTVIMPNGSLSNGIITNTNRQPTRKVVFDVGVDYEADLQKARNVLLELAKDPRVLPDPAPQAVVATLGDSSITVSLRLWTKTSDYWDVMFMLNEQARDRLKAEGIDIPFPQRVIRVVQETATQ
- a CDS encoding putative 2-dehydropantoate 2-reductase — translated: MSSTWHILGAGSLGSLWACRLARTGKAVRLILRDGQRLQAYQQAGGLTLVEQDHSQHYAIPAETAQAQGPIHRLLVACKAYDAAPAIASVAARLAEGAEVLLLQNGLGSQDEVADLVPHARCIFASSTEGAFREGDWQVRFAGHGFNWLGDPRNPITPAWFDDLHQAGIPAEWTVDILTRLWRKLALNCAINPLTVLHECQNGGLLGHLAEVDALCAELVQLLRRCGQPQAADELSEEVQRVILATAANYSSMYQDVRAGRRTEVHYLLGHACRAAGRHGLQLPQLEHLLQRLVDNLRMRGLPCD
- a CDS encoding MFS transporter yields the protein MKPLLYITPLRALLFGLTLALFELLTYLASDAVMPAMPVVVGDLNASPDYIPHALNLYLLGGVVLQWLIGPLADRYGRRPLLLVGCAFFGLACLATFWVHDIGLFNLLRLLQGIGLGFVVTVSYPALNEAFSEADAVRMMALLANIALLSPLLGPLVGTLLLQWLDWRWLFVAFAIGAVLVWGLLYRLMPETLGVERRDGSRLAFTPIHLLPLLAGYGQLLTNRRFVAGSAALGLVGLPLIGWIGLSPVLLIHDEGLSTMEYALWQLPVFGGLILGNLIINRIADRYPLPALVRGALWPYLAGLCLMVLATWYWPSVTSVVAGMSLYALGLGVANAVLYRMTLFSSEQSKGLVSAMLGMITIALLGLGGAVLAMIGAGASLLHFAMAAGVAGALALWPLWFVVGGRPGEGAVAQ